In one window of Brassica rapa cultivar Chiifu-401-42 chromosome A07, CAAS_Brap_v3.01, whole genome shotgun sequence DNA:
- the LOC103832234 gene encoding endoplasmic reticulum-Golgi intermediate compartment protein 3: protein MAGVMNRLKNLDAYPKINDDFYSRTLSGGLITLASSLVMLILFFSELRLYLHPVTESQLRVDTSRGEKLRINFDATFPALACSIISLDSMDISGEQHLDVRHDMSKRRLDAYGNVIETRQDGIGHTKIENPLQKHGGRLEHNETYCGSCYGAEASDDECCNSCEEVREAYRKKGWAMTDPDIIDQCKREGFVQRVKEEEGEGCNIFGFLEVNKVAGSFHFVPGKTFRQSGFHLQDLLVFQGDSYNISHKVNSLTFGDRFPGVVNPLDGVQWTQETLNGMYQYFIKVVPTEYTDVRGHVIQSNQFSVTEHFEKTEAGRTQSLPGVFFFYDLSPIKVIFTEQHVEFLHFLTNVCAIVGGIFTVSGIIDSFVYHGQRAIKKKMEIGKFG from the exons ATGGCTGGCGTGATGAACAGATTGAAGAACTTAGACGCTTACCCCAAGATCAACGACGACTTCTACAGCCGCACTCTCTCCGGCGGCTTGATCACGCTTGCTTCCTCCCTCGTCATGCTCATCCTCTTCTTCTCCGAGCTTC GACTTTATCTCCATCCCGTTACTGAGTCTCAGCTCCGTGTTGATACATCAAGAGGAGAGAAGCTACGCATCAAT TTTGATGCGACTTTCCCTGCTCTTGCTTGTTCCATTATAAGCCTTGATTCGATGGATATTAGTGGAGAGCAGCATCTAGATGTG AGACATGATATGTCTAAGAGGAGGTTAGATGCTTATGGGAATGTTATTGAGACGAGACAAGATGGGATTGGTCATACAAAG ATTGAAAATCCATTGCAGAAACATGGTGGGAGGCTAGAGCATAATGAAACTTATTGTGGTTCTTGTTATGGAGCTGAAGCT TCAGATGATGAGTGTTGTAACTCTTGTGAGGAAGTTCGGGAAGCTTATAGAAAGAAAGGTTGGGCCATGACAGACCCTGATATCATTGACCAG TGTAAAAGAGAAGGTTTTGTGCAAAGGGTTAAGGAGGAGGAAGGTGAAGGTTGTAACATATTCGGTTTCTTGGAAGTTAATAAAGTGGCTGGTAGTTTTCATTTCGTTCCTGGGAAAACCTTCCGTCAATCAGGCTTTCATTTACAAGATCTGTTAGTGTTCCAAGGAGATAGTTACAAT ATAAGCCACAAGGTGAACAGCCTGACCTTTGGTGACCGTTTCCCTGGTGTAGTGAATCCCTTAGATGG TGTGCAGTGGACTCAGGAGACATTGAATGGCATGTATCAGTATTTCATCAAG GTTGTACCTACTGAGTACACAGATGTTAGAGGCCATGTTATTCAGTCAAACCAG TTCTCTGTGACAGAGCACTTCGAGAAAACGGAAGCAGGACGCACGCAGTCACTGCCTGGTGTTTTCTTTTTCTACGATCTTTCTCCAATTAAG GTGATTTTTACAGAGCAGCATGTGGAGTTCTTGCACTTCCTCACCAATGTTTGCGCTATTGTAGGAG GCATTTTCACGGTTTCTGGAATCATTGATTCATTTGTATATCATGGACAACGGGCGATAAAGAAAAAGATGGAGATTGGTAAATTTGGCTGA
- the LOC103832236 gene encoding F-box protein At1g78100: MDAFDAIPNHVVIDILNKVADVKTLIRCRSVSKRFNSLAAQSDSLLLQLDQILGAAEPEPEVNSPVASFFRSIFKSILPIFSRSAKPAETPKSPAQILAGFNRIRNLDVELYGGDANLEKGAAVKWKAEFGETLKSSVIVAFRSATVNASATESPVNAVETDSEFVCGLKTRVVWTINALMAASTRHHLMGDLVKEHKEMERLTVRDRDEEGTVVMSAAGMKEYREAEARVDEKGLGVERVRDRTEVPNVRMSMRHAPMLKLKSGICLEAATLVVVRPSGVSSDDNDAELATEAFAADCMYGEAVTALLKRRRNVLEMNSF; this comes from the coding sequence ATGGACGCTTTTGATGCGATTCCTAATCATGTGGTCATCGACATTTTGAACAAAGTCGCTGACGTCAAAACGCTGATACGATGTCGTTCCGTCTCGAAACGATTCAACTCGCTCGCTGCTCAGTCAGACTCGCTCCTTCTCCAGCTCGATCAGATCCTCGGCGCCGCCGAGCCGGAGCCGGAGGTTAATTCTCCGGTGGCTAGCTTCTTCCGTTCGATCTTCAAATCCATCCTCCCGATCTTCTCCAGATCCGCTAAACCGGCCGAGACTCCTAAATCTCCGGCTCAGATTCTCGCCGGATTTAACCGGATCCGGAACCTGGACGTGGAGCTATACGGCGGCGACGCCAATCTCGAGAAAGGCGCCGCCGTCAAGTGGAAGGCGGAGTTCGGAGAAACTCTCAAGAGCTCCGTCATCGTCGCTTTCCGATCGGCGACGGTCAACGCATCGGCAACGGAATCTCCGGTCAACGCCGTGGAGACCGATTCGGAGTTCGTCTGCGGTTTAAAGACGCGCGTGGTGTGGACGATCAACGCGCTGATGGCGGCCTCGACGCGCCACCACCTGATGGGAGACTTGGTGAAGGAGCACAAGGAGATGGAGAGACTAACCGTGCGCGACAGAGACGAGGAAGGGACGGTGGTGATGAGCGCGGCGGGGATGAAAGAGTACAGAGAGGCGGAGGCGCGTGTGGACGAGAAAGGCTTGGGAGTAGAGCGCGTGAGGGATCGCACGGAGGTGCCTAACGTGAGGATGAGTATGAGACACGCGCCGATGCTGAAGCTGAAGAGCGGGATCTGTCTCGAGGCCGCGACGCTCGTGGTCGTAAGGCCGAGCGGCGTGAGTTCCGATGATAATGATGCTGAGCTGGCGACGGAGGCGTTCGCCGCCGATTGTATGTACGGTGAAGCCGTTACGGCGTTGCTTAAGCGTAGGAGAAATGTGTTAGAGATGAATTCCTTCTAG
- the LOC117126730 gene encoding uncharacterized protein LOC117126730 produces MYSLFFFVVFNICTRTVVVSHAAAPLDPLVITFSPPIQDTTASHVPLLATTHPLRASSPSLVMPSVSSFIVLAALPFMLVSAGSSDGSNSLVSSTSMKTTGGPGVSSSEGHCCSSVLRNLHNDCSSVWNISSESWISRLKDPRWVQLHPSTSTSLPLPFIAANEKSTAVLFSHRQGGAVTTTTLSSLLRCFLILIFKPLTPSSEQVTLRREVAPPPQRFVPPTPRCELTGDFDTALQRRDASFTPPFWAWALNSKGSSPFHDPKGLSSDLPPQSYPTSFSRFVSKSNIPMELEMTTVSTVSPNNMLSGTVEIHLVSRIIADIVCLMDCIVTSSFSMSSSVLVFTNDFQTRSLGSPLIGSCTDFSVFLGASVLGFQVKFVSGYLRPLNTSIFYCCTFRFHLAVEFTSGCSHLKPAGHLV; encoded by the coding sequence ATgtattctctcttcttcttcgtcgtcttcAACATCTGTACTCGTACTGTCGTCGTCTCCCACGCCGCTGCTCCCTTAGATCCGCTCGTCATCACCTTTTCCCCTCCAATCCAAGACACTACCGCCTCCCATGTTCCCCTCCTCGCTACCACTCATCCTCTCCGAGCGAGCAGCCCCTCTCTAGTCATGCCTAGTGTCAGCTCGTTCATCGTCCTCGCAGCACTTCCGTTCATGCTCGTCTCCGCTGGATCTTCAGATGGCTCGAACAGCTTGGTCTCAAGCACCTCCATGAAGACCACCGGTGGCCCTGGCGTCAGCTCCTCTGAAGGCCACTGCTGCTCCTCCGTACTTCGTAACCTCCACAACGACTGTTCCTCTGTTTGGAACATCAGTTCTGAGAGTTGGATCTCTCGGTTAAAAGATCCTCGCTGGGTTCAGCTCCACCCATCCACGTCGACATCACTCCCGCTTCCCTTCATCGCCGCCAACGAAAAATCCACTGCTGTCTTGTTCTCACACCGACAAGGCGGAGCCGTCACCACCACAACGTTGAGTTCTCTGCTTAGGTGCTTCCTCATTCTTATCTTCAAGCCGCTCACGCCTTCTTCGGAACAAGTCACTCTCAGACGAGAGGTCGCCCCACCACCACAACGTTTTGTGCCTCCAACGCCGAGATGCGAGCTCACCGGCGATTTTGACACAGCCCTCCAACGCCGAGACGCGAGCTTCACTCCACCTTTCTGGGCCTGGGCTTTAAACAGCAAGGGTTCTAGCCCATTTCATGACCCAAAAGGACTCTCGAGTGATCTCCCACCACAATCTTATCCGACGTCATTCTCACGGTTCGTTTCAAAGTCAAATATACCTATGGAATTGGAGATGACAACGGTATCAACCGTCTCACCAAACAATATGCTTTCCGGCACAGTTGAGATTCACCTAGTCTCCCGGATTATAGCTGATATTGTTTGTCTAATGGACTGCATAGTCACATCTAGCTTCTCAATGAGCTCATCAGTGTTGGTATTCACCAACGATTTTCAAACCCGATCTTTAGGGTCCCCTCTCATCGGTTCATGTACCGATTTTAGTGTGTTCTTGGGAGCATCAGTTTTAGGGTTTCAAGTGAAGTTTGTCTCAGGGTATCTTCGTCCCTTAAATACATCTATCTTTTATTGTTGTACCTTTCGTTTTCATCTAGCCGTTGAATTCACTTCCGGTTGTAGCCATCTTAAACCCGCTGGGcatttagtttaa
- the LOC103832235 gene encoding trehalose-phosphate phosphatase B, which produces MMNQNVIVSDRKAILGSKTVTVSNSPLFSSPPTYFTFPRHKFLELLEAADKNSNNINKNNLGAGKIASWVDSMRDSSPTRLRSSSRDSVSDNDHKASWIVRFPSALNMFDEIVNAAKGKQIVMFLDYDGTLSPIVEDPDKAYITHEMREVVKNVALNFPTAIVTGRSIDKVRGFVKLNEIYYAGSHGMDIEGPTSEYAYGGESNQGVLFQPAREFVPMIEKVYKILEEKTKWIPGAMVENNKFCLSVHFRRVDEKRWTGLAEQVKSVLIDYPQLKLTQGRKVLEIRPTIKWDKGQALNFLLKSLGFEKSEDVVPVYIGDDRTDEDAFKVLRERGQGFGILVSKVPKETNASYSLQDPSQVNEFLRRLVEWKRKTVGEA; this is translated from the exons ATGATGAACCAGAATGTCATCGTCTCCGACAGAAAAGCCATCTTGGGTTCGAAAACCGTCACTGTCTCTAACTCTCCCCTGTTCTCTTCTCCTCCCACTTACTTTACCTTTCCTCGTCATAAGTTCTTGGAGCTTCTCGAAGCAGCCGATAAAAACAGCAACAACATCAACAAGAACAATCTTGGTGCTGGTAAGATTGCATCTTGGGTCGATTCCATGCGTGATTCTTCTCCTACACGTCTCAGATCCTCTTCACGTGACTCTGTGTCAGACAACGACCATAAAGCATCTTGGATC GTTCGATTTCCATCGGCTTTAAATATGTTTGATGAGATTGTGAATGCTGCAAAAGGGAAACAAATTGTTATGTTTCTTGATTACGATGGGACGCTCTCTCCCATAGTTGAAGATCCTGACAAAGCTTACATAACACATGAG ATGCGAGAAGTTGTAAAAAATGTGGCTCTAAACTTCCCAACTGCTATAGTCACTGGAAGATCCATTGATAAG GTTCGTGGTTTTGTCAAACTCAATGAGATTTACTACGCTGGAAGCCATGGCATGGACATTGAAGGCCCGACCAGCGAATATGCTTATGGTGGCGAG AGTAATCAAGGAGTGCTGTTTCAACCTGCTCGTGAATTTGTACCCATGATCGAGAAG GTGTATAAGATATTAGAGGAAAAGACAAAATGGATCCCTGGGGCTATGGTGGAGAACAACAAGTTTTGTCTGTCCGTACACTTTCGACGTGTTGATGAGAAA AGATGGACCGGATTAGCCGAACAAGTAAAATCAGTTCTAATTGATTATCCACAGCTGAAACTAACCCAAGGTAGAAAG GTGCTTGAAATCCGTCCTACGATCAAATGGGACAAGGGCCAGGCTCTCAATTTTTTGCTAAAATCATTAG GGTTTGAAAAGTCGGAAGATGTTGTTCCTGTGTATATTGGAGATGACCGTACCGACGAAGATGCGTTTAAG GTTTTACGTGAGCGGGGACAAGGTTTTGGGATTCTAGTCTCAAAAGTTCCAAAGGAAACCAATGCCTCTTACTCTCTCCAAGACCCTTCTCAG GTTAATGAGTTTCTGAGGCGTTTAGTAGAGTGGAAGAGGAAGACAGTAGGGGAAGCTTGA
- the LOC103832237 gene encoding uncharacterized protein LOC103832237, producing the protein MIKGREGNRGSSSSSGYSADLLVCFPSRTHLALTHKPICSPSRPSISTNRRPHHRRQLSKLSNGGGGGGHKSPALWAKQASGKNMGNDEIAEPTSPKVTCAGQIKVRPRKCGGRGKNWRSVMEEIERIHSNKSQSKFLGLKKDVMGFLTCLRNVKFDFRCFGDFRHADVITSEDEEDDEQEQEEEEENTKTVFSKWFMVLEEEESTNDEDKNDKKCVVDENADAEPAVPPPNALLLTRCRSAPAKSWLEERVQVKTEEEEMSVKKKSKKDLRSLMEEENTELVLMRYDTDYYRLSSDIAKETWVVGGVQDPLSRCRSWKS; encoded by the coding sequence atGATCAAAGGAAGAGAAGGAAACAgaggatcttcttcttcttctggttaCTCTGCAGACTTGTTGGTTTGTTTCCCTTCAAGAACCCACTTAGCTCTTACACATAAACCCATTTGCAGCCCATCTCGCCCTTCCATCTCCACCAACCGTCGTCCACACCACCGTCGCCAGCTCAGCAAACTCTCAAacggcggcggaggaggagggcATAAGAGTCCTGCTTTGTGGGCTAAACAAGCAAGTGGTAAGAACATGGGTAACGACGAGATAGCTGAGCCCACTTCACCTAAAGTCACGTGCGCCGGTCAGATCAAAGTCCGGCCGAGAAAATGCGGCGGGAGAGGAAAGAACTGGCGGTCAGTGATGGAGGAGATAGAGAGGATACATAGCAACAAGTCGCAGAGCAAGTTTCTTGGGTTGAAGAAAGACGTGATGGGTTTCTTGACTTGTTTAAGGAACGTCAAGTTCGATTTCAGATGTTTTGGTGATTTCAGACATGCTGATGTCATCACTAGCGAAGACGAGGAAGACGatgaacaagaacaagaagaagaagaggagaataCTAAGACTGTTTTCTCCAAATGGTTTATGGTTTTAGAAGAGGAAGAGAGCACCAACGACGAAGACAAGAACGACAAGAAGTGCGTCGTTGATGAAAACGCAGACGCGGAACCGGCGGTTCCGCCGCCGAACGCGCTTTTGCTGACGAGGTGTAGGTCGGCTCCAGCGAAGAGTTGGTTAGAAGAGAGAGTGCAAGTgaaaacagaggaagaagagatgagtgtgaagaagaagagtaagaAGGATTTGAGATCACTGATGGAGGAGGAGAATACGGAACTAGTGTTGATGAGATACGATACTGATTATTACAGACTCTCTTCGGACATTGCTAAGGAGACTTGGGTTGTCGGAGGAGTTCAAGATCCTCTGTCTCGGTGTCGAAGCTGGAAAAGCTAA